In the Ranitomeya imitator isolate aRanImi1 chromosome 2, aRanImi1.pri, whole genome shotgun sequence genome, gaatgaacttcaatccaatattgcagccagcatgcagccagcgggtaaggaaaaggtgaatcaaaaaccccaaaaccccgcctccatggctgaagattgttccctccaaatccaggtgacagtgtccctttaacctgcgatttctgaggctggtgactcggataaatttatcctcagaagcagaggtgactcttggtcttcctttcctggggcggtcctcatgtgtgccagtttctttgtagcgcttgatggtttttgccactgcacttggggacactttcaaagttttcccaatttttcagactgactgaccttcatttcttaaagtaatgatggccacttgtttttctttacttagaatttgtactatggcatgaaaaaagcagctaacagtctattcagtaggactatcagctgtgtatccaccagacttctgcacaacacaactgatggtcccgacctcatttataaggcaagaaatcccacttattaaacctgactgggcacacctgtgaaatgaaaaccattcccagtgactacctcttgaagctcatcaagagaatgccaagagtgtgcaaagcagtcatcaaagcaaaaggtggctactttgaagaacctagaatataagacataatttcagttgtttcacactttaagtatataattccacgtgtttattcatagttttgatgccttcagtgtgaatgtacaattttcttactcccgaaaatacagaaaaatctttaaatgagaaggtgtgtccaaacgtttggtctgtactgtatgtcagacATACATGGCTGAGGTCATGCATCCAGTGCTGCCCAAGGATCTGgcaagcagcatgtatcagctgtcagtttTCCTTTCAATGATGATCTCACAATATATGTTTGATAATCCTGTTACATTGTATCATATGATTAAAGGTTTTATTTTTAGGAAATATTTGAAACCTAATTATATGGCAAGTGTCTTCACTACTCTCCTTAGATGTAATCACCCCATTGTGGCTGAGGTAAGTGGTAGCTGCATCGCCTTCActttttgtcttctcttcccttacTAATTTTCCCAGTAGATTTTCCTATCTGTAGGGATCGCACATCTCCACTGCATTTACTGAGGCAGACGCTCCTATTTGTGTCTTCTCAGTTCTCTGGATAAACTGAAAGAATGCCGACAATAAAAATTAGGTCAATGACTGTTCCTTTATTGAAACCTGTCTGCTTCAGACTTCATGTTTTAAAGAAATCATATATCACCATTGTATTGTGCAGAGCTGCGTGGCCCCAACAATATCCAGGCACAATGCAGCGTCTACTCACAAATTATCAGAGGGAAAACCTTTTTTTCACCTAAACTTCATTGATCGCGTTCTGCGCAGAGATGGGGGGGAAAACAAACCTAAGTTCCCATGATGAGCATTTGGTGCATTTTGTTTAAGCTATGGATTTTCTGCAAAAACTAATTACTTATTTAATCATTATTTAAGTTACGGTACTTGcatttttagtgatttttttttacatgtgtttttatatcatgttttttctcctttttgtatgTCATGTGTTAAATAAAACAAAGTACTTAAAATGCCTTGTTTGCAGTAAAAGAATGTGTGCGCATGTCGAGTATTTTCcaacggatttttctgcagcaaaaaaaaaaagttttaacagAAAAATTCTATGTAAAATATGTACCGTACTTTGTGTTCCCcatccccattcatttgaatggttgaaaaacactgcaaataaagtattgacatgctgcagatttggaaaaaaacaacaactttgcttcaaatctgcaaggaaaaaaataagcGGAGTGTGCACAAGACTTCAGAAATCTTCACTTTGTGGTTACTGTAaagtgcagcatttttttttcttcacagcaaAAACACGTAAAGCAGTAAGAATATGTGCACAAGACATCTTTATCAAGCGGATTCTGCATGGAACTCATCTAAAAGcaaaaaaatgaacataatgcacagtaATGGAAAAATTCCATTGTTGTGCACATATTCAGCCTTGACACAGTGCACATACCTTACCTAGCTTTGATAGAACTTTATTAAGATATGTGCGGATtgcatgctttttttatttttttatctgcgGACAAAATACTGCAGATTTCATTCTGCAATCTGGAAATAAAACAAGCGTACTTTATTTTTTATGCAAACTTTGCTGGAATTATAATACACAGATTATCTTTTTGcactaaaaaaaaaaggaccaaatactcatcatgggaacttGGTTTTAAGTCATCTGCAATGGTCCACTTATCATGGGAACACAACTCCGAATATGCCTCTTTATGTGTTATCTGCACTTTATGAACTTGTAGTCCCGCACCTTAATGGCGTCATTGGAcgagtcttcctcctcctcctccgcattgACAGGAGCAGATAGTTAATGATTACATGCGAGTGAATGACATTATCACAGAGCAACAAGTATTGAGGGCTGCGTGGGGCCCTACAGATCTCTAGATAAACCACATACAATCCTTAGCACATCTGACAATTTCTTCTTCATGCTGATTTATTCCAGCTGCAGCAATAGGTCGTGTTTCCAGGATAAAAGACATCTCTTACAGCATAATCGTAGCAATAAGTTACAGTGCATTGCTCGGCCGCACAGTCCACAAGTGTACAAAGTAAGTCCTCATATAAAGTCTGGAAGAACAATATAAATActgctccagaaaaaaaaaaatgaataaaagtttATACCCCGGGACTGCTGTGATCACAATATTCTGTTCTATAATCATCTGTAAAAATCGGTGTATTTTTTCAGCGTTGCATTGGTTCTAGTTTTCGTAACTTCAGTGATGCGTTGGATATGAAGCCAGGCTGATTTTGATGGGATTCTTCCGTTTCTGGGGACTGGAACATCACTCGTCCCCGGTGATTGAAAATATAGAATGACGGGTGATTCCTTAAGGTGTCAAATGTCCTTTGAAGAAATAAAGAAATGATATATTATTATATAGTACTGCTTAGACGCTTCCCCCAGTGATGGGTCAGGGCTATATGAAATTCCCAGGTTTCCCACATTATTAATATCACTGTTACAGAAGGAAAGCAGCGATCGCCAACACTATGGAAAGGGATAAGTGGTATTCTGACCCTACAAAGTCCTGATCGGCAGGGCCTACAAACCCTCGGAGGAAATCTGCAGAAGATCATTTATTCCCTGGGAAGTTACTAAGTTATTTCTGTGCCGGATAAAACCAAAGGGGATTAAGTTGTTTGCTTTGGATACAAAGAATTAATATTCCTAAACAACTTTTGGCAAAGTGCTGGTGGTCTCTTATCTGACTGGCCTAATATCGCCCCCATACTGACAGAAGGAACCATGCGTACTTATTCTTCAGCTCTGATGTGGCGTCCATGTCTTTAAACTCTCCAGCAATATGTACTATGCCGTAGCATGCCACTACAAATGCCAGCAAGGTCTGAAGGACTATCTGCAAAGGGATGAAAAAATACAAAGAATTAGCACGGCAGTGAAGCCACTGTGGCCTGGATTCATCATTGCATTCGCCCGTTAGTCTAGTTTTGCACTTTTTATTTATTTGCGCCTAATTCATTCTATTTGCGTCTTTTTTTTAGTCTATTTGATATGCGTTTGCCTGATTATTTTTTTCGTTTTCTTCTTTGTAGGCGGATTCTAGCATCCACAAAGTGGGCATGCTCTCAATCACTGGTTGTGCAGACCTCACCAAGGTGTCTAGATCCACTGTGGACATGTTATGCCGGAGGTCACCACAGGGGCTGCCTGATTCTTCTGCTCGGAAGGGATCCTTGGAGCCCCCCAGTAAAAGGGCAGATCTTCCTGGCCACATTGCAGCAGCAAAGGATAATGTTCAAGACATTCTGTCCTCCCTTCCTTTCGGAATTTGAATGATTTCTTTCAGAAGTTCAACCTGGGCAGACCCTCCTCCACCCCATGACCAGACATAAATGAGAAATTAGCAAAGGGTTTTTTGAGGTAGCTGGGTCAGACTTGTGAACAATCTTTGCTGACCCGGGGGTTACCATTTATTGGCAAGACGTATTTTTAGGTACCCACCCTGAGGAACTGCAGATTAACCATTTATTGGCAAGGGGTATTTTCAGTTACCCTCCCTGTGGAACTGCAGATCATTTATTGGCAAGGGGTATTTTCATGGTAACACCCTGCAGAACTGTTGCGCAGGTAATCTCCCACTTATTAAGGGAATCTCAGCAGAGCTTCCATGGATGTGGCCCATTTCTCAGCTCTTTATAGCCATTCACAGAATATTCCATCTGTAGTGTTAGTCTATTGATTCTTCTTCTAAAATATCTTTAAATGCGCTTTCTTTGACAGATTCTTGCATACTTATAGCAAATTCACAGGTGACAAAATCCCTTAACTGCCCCCATAACAGGTCCACATGTCTGTCTCCATGACGGTAGGTTCCCATGACCGCATAAATCgtcagtttcatccagaaaacttgcaTAATATTTTTCTCACTTTTCTTCTGTGTATAATCCATTTTTACAACAGCTATTCATCATTTACAGTTTTCTATGTTGCAGAGTTGCATtgtatccataaaaaaaaaaaaaatcggatgttGTACTGTGTCTCTGTATGGCGtccgaattattattttttttgcgcacccatagacttgagtgGTGGAGTTTCATCTGATTTACAGAATAAACTACCGTAATACATGCAGCGATTTATTCTACACACAGATTTGATcagtggaaagaaaaaaattcATATTACTCATTTGAGCTGCCACATTGAATAACATCGGTCTGAGCGCTGTCGGATTCTCCATGgatagcactcagaccaaaaatACAGTGGAGGGTCGAGCCCTAAGGCTGAGGAGATGTGTCCTGGAACACTGAAATCTCTTAGCATTGCCTCCTAGCAGTTAACAATTCACCATCAGCCATTCCCCCCCACCACCCCCCAATAAATAAGACAAGAAAAATAAAGTAATTGGCCCAACTCGGCCTTTTGTAAGGGAGCTTTCACATTTTCACATTATGTTTTTGTCTCGTCGGGGCTTGTGTCCGGACCCTCCGTGCGAAACAGGATTTGGGCGTATGTGCAGACAGTGAATGTGTTCTTTGTAGTGCATCATTTTCGGGCGAGTACACCTACTGGAGCCGGACACTCATACATAGTAGACTGCATCCGAGTGTCTGCCTGCAGTAAGTGTATaagcccaaaaatgatgcacggcagagcgCACGTTGACTGCCGgcgccattatagtctatggccccaccAGTGCATAGGTCCGAATCCCAGTTTACAAGAAGGTGGGGTAGTTTGAACGCAAGCCCTGACGAGACCAACGAACGTGGCCAAAAACGCAGTGTGAAAGGGCTCTAATAACTGCGACCATGCTCTAACTGCTGGATTTcaatgggggggggaggggttgcaGAAAACAGCAAGGCGTAGCTGCTCTAGGCCATCGCTGGAATAGTCAGAGCCTGGATAGAATTATTCTCATCTTAATGATGAAAGGTGGAAAAACCTGTTAATGCCAATCAAGATTTTTTAAAACCACTAATCTCTCTAGCACTACTGTTCCTCTGGAAACCCATTATCCGCTCTTCCAATGTTCTTTCTATTCCTGGTGGTGCGCAGGGTACAGCTGCCCCCTTTTAACCCTATGCTATCCTCCAATACAGAATGCCCTGAGACATGCGGAGTCGGGGTAAGGGCAGGAGTCAGCACTCCAGTGTATGTCCTGATTGTAGAGGAGAGTAGCAGGGGGAAACCCTCAATGTTCTTCTATCACAGCGAGTACGTAAAAGTAAATGGCCGGCAATCGGAAACTGGAGCCAATTACTTAGCTGGGACTTACATCTATCGGTAACGTTTCATCTTCTTTTTCAGTCAGCCTCATATAGGAACGATCTAAAAAGTAAACCAGAATGGACAAATGAGTCACTCTCAGAAATGGTAATACCCCCATGGACATCGGCCTGTCTGCAGATATGAGGACCACTGTACGATTCAAAGAggaaatggcttttttttttatcttgaaatCACAATGGCCCTTCAGAAATGCTTCTAAAGTGTGAGGGTCCCGAGACACCCACCGATTGCTCAAAAGCACCTTCTGAGCACAGGCtttacagattttttttcttgAGCCCTTCAGCTGAGCGCTTCTACAAGGAGTTTCAAccaaatgggggggggggaggggactcAGGACCAAGCTCAGGACCAAGACCCCCACGCATCTAGAGCATTTCTGAGGGACTATTATGATTCGAATAAATTACACTTTATCTTTAATGTAGATTTACTGTAGAGAAATTATACTTTGATCTTGTACTGATCCTGTGTTAGAaagtgtgttataccccagagctgcattcacaattcttcaGGCTTCCATGTAGAATCATCATCTGTAATtgttgataaaaaaataaaaatatatatgcagACCCATTAAAAGTCAATGGGACTGACTGGTAGCGGAGCTGGGATTGCTTCCATCTGCAGTCAAAAATGAAGCTTGTGTGAACAGAGAGCACATTGTAAATGAGCAGAAGCAGCTCGTGTCCCATCGCTATCTGCACCAGACTGGACTGCATTCCCTCCATACTGACAAACAGGATTCCGCCACTAAGGTGTACTCCTATATACAGAGTATATGGCTGTCCAGGAATCTGTACAGGTCCCACCTACCAATTATCACTGGTGTCTTTCTACATAACCCACTGGTCTATGGGTCTCATCTGGTACTAGACTACAGTATGGCTGCTGCCCCTACAGCACTCCTCCCAGAATATGGCAGTGTTATAGGCCACCACACGTCACTAGTAGACTCTGCATAATTAAAACCACTAATTATTCTGTAGAGGAAGCCATTTGATTCTACAATAGGTTGTATAAcaccctaaggctagtttcacattttcatttaaaaacgcagcgtttaaaacgcatccgcaggtggtgaaaaaaacacatgtaaacgcgtacaaacgctgcgttttttagacgcatgtgtttttgcgtttacatgcgttttttaccacgtttgcgtttttgatacgcatgatgagaaatttcacaagagaaaagtcaagatccagacaccgccaatgggactacagagggcatgtgacatgactccgtggaccaaaatatggaaaaattgtagctctcaaaatgtggtaacgcaaaaaaataatttttggaataaaaattagtgtgtgacagctgccaatcataa is a window encoding:
- the MMGT1 gene encoding ER membrane protein complex subunit 5; the encoded protein is MASSIWKGLVGAGLFALAHAAFSAAQHRSYMRLTEKEDETLPIDIVLQTLLAFVVACYGIVHIAGEFKDMDATSELKNKTFDTLRNHPSFYIFNHRGRVMFQSPETEESHQNQPGFISNASLKLRKLEPMQR